CAAACCCATGTTGtattcacttcctcctctgagTGAGAACCCAAACCCTGTAGGACCACGATCTAGATCCACACTGTAGAACCTGGACTGGTCCTGGAGAGCAGATGAAGGAGTGAGTACggacacacactatacacactacAGACAGTAATGacagtgacctttgacctccctCTGATGCCCTTCATCAGTTTCACGTCCATGTCCAGTTCTGCTCCGTCGGACTCTGAGAACAcacattatttaattatgatACTATACATCATTATTATTGGGTGGACAGGGCGCTCAAACATCACATTAATCAAAGTGTGGATGTAATCCTGACTCCGCCCCCTCACTGTAACCACATAACTAACTAAGAACTAGTGATGAACCCATGGTGTTCCTCCACAGAGAATAacaacgatgatgatgatgagtgtgCTTACGTTGTTTGGGTGTGATGCTGATCCTGAGCGAGTTGCCGGCTCTCCGTATTATCTGAGCCAGGTCTCTGTGCTGCAGCTCTCCCACTGGTCGCCCCTCCACCGCCTCCAGACGATCACCAGGATGGACACGCCCACTACGGGCTGCTGGACTGCCCCGGCGCACCGTCACGAAGCGGTGGGACATCAGAGAGGCTGGGGTCAGAGGTCATTAGTACAGGTGTGTGTGAAGGTGTGATAAACAAAGCTCAGCAGCTGCAGCCAATCAGTGACCTCCATACAGTGACatcataaacacaaacaaacaaaatcaacaggGATCATGTCAACGCACTCACACTAGAGCTGTACATTACCATGACTCTAacgatacaatacgattcacaatttacatatcccgatactaaacaatacgatatcaataattacaaatgtcacctttaccagtacaaaatggtatgaaatgcatttgatttaatttttttaacttgtgagaacaaataACGGGTaactaattgtaattcaagcatcaatatcaaaaacaagtggaatgttTATTAAGtgtgaaattatatttttagaaaaagttcaactttttaaaAGATTATATTAAGTTCTTAACTTGAGGCTCCTGTGGAGCTACAGGTGCTATTCAACATTTGAACTTAAcatgctaatgataatgctggTTTATGGGATTTATCAGGGACAGAAATAAGAAGTGATCTATGCAGAGCTCACACAGAGtggaccgtgtgtgtgtgggtgggtgtgtgtgtgtgtgtgtgtgtgtgtgtgtgagagccgTACACACAGTTTCAGTGAGGAGTCAGAAATTCCTGAGAGCTGATAAAAGAGAGGAGGAGCATTTGAGTCAAATGACcacaaagctgtgtgtgtgtgtgtgtgtgtgtgtgtgtgtgatgaataaTGTCTTTCAGTGTTAACATTAGCCTGAACAATATAAACAAACTTCATTCTTTTACTGTTTCTACTACTGTGCTTAGAATCAGTCACAGGTTAACATGATGACCAGTCTGACTCTAACAGTGCTCAGTGTGATCTATGTGAAAAGGACAAGCTGTGTGAGTCAGATCACGGCTTTCGCTCAGCATGTGCGCATGCACTCACACACATAAACATGATGCAGACATTAAGATATAAACCACGCCATCAGacttctgaccaatcacagaaaGCGACTCACGTTTGGAGTCTTTGATGGTTTTTAAAGCCGACTGCAGTCGATCCATCATGAtgaagagtgtgtgtgagtgtgtgtgtgtgtgtgtgtgtctgaataCTGAGTTGGAGCAAAGCTGCAAAGTGGGACACTCTGAGGGGGCGGAACAGGGTCAGAAACAGAAGGAGGAGCCTAAcctcccagtgtgtgtgtgtgtgtatgtgtgtgtgcagagcaaACAGAAGCTCAGGTACTGACCTCGAAGTGACATCATGAcgttaatatttaaaatgatcagattGAGCTCattaactcattggctgccagtcattttagagcatttttgacagatttttaaaGACTGTCACAGaatttaaagacccacagaatctTTTGTACTATGACGATCTAAAattctgaaagaatagactgtactttcatcagaaaaaaatattttgtttctagcttgtttcgttcttctgtaatcagcagttaaaTATAGGtcgtttcacacaaatcgccagtttctgagcaaaaaactgagaaaaaagaCAGTGACTTTAAGGCTAATATGTTTTAGCTTCAGTGACACCTCAAAcatctcaacattggtttccttctataaaactacaaaaacaaaactgagaccgggcttttgatggcaaaattattattattttgatatctgggtcagagttgtatgGTTCCCTTACCGAaattttggccgtcctccaagtaTCCCTCCCCCTCAGTTTCCACACATGCAACTTCCTCCATCTCCGAGTCTGCCGTTTGGCCCGGTttgttgatcgttttctctcaccatcgcgaccagtgacgtgcagtcagggtaggcagggtaggcagtgcctacccaagggcgaattgatattttgattatttgttttaattataatataattacaaattatttattttttaatttccgatagcctacagtacctattgTTTGAAAGTGtaagcattttgtgcttttcatagcctaaaagacaaaaaaaactcctttcctctttcTCTGACCTCTGCTCATcacggctaatctctcatccaaaggtgcgctgctgctaCCAACATgccaccagttggtcactacatcatagtacaagccTGATATTCACAGAAGAACTCCGTCACaccgtctcctagcaaccccagtcgaaaaacacaattaacgcATATATGCGTCAATGGCAGCGAATGAgtttactttgtgtgtgtgtgtgtgtgtgtgtgttagtgaccCTGAGATCAAAGGTCAACCCCCCCCTCACCTCCTCCTGCCTCCTGAGAGGCAATGACGAACCCAAATCCTTCTCCAGTTCTCCTCCTAAGCTCCACCTCCACCGtcctggctccgccccctcctccATCTTTGGCTCCGCCCTCCTCGACCCCCAGCAGGTCCCGGGGCTCCAGCGTCAGCGTGACGGGAACCGAGTCCAGGAAGCTGGTGCTCTGGATCAGAGCTGAGGAGGGGCCGTTGGAGGGCTGAGGGACCCCTGGAGACAgacaatgttaccatggcaaccacctcACAGTGTTCCACCAATAGGAGGCCAGTATTACCTGTGGGGGTCCCTGAGGGGGGGGCAGGTCCCTCCTGAGAACCGGCCTGGCTGAGGGGGGGCACGCCCCCCACAGAGGGAGTTGGTAGGTCAGTGTGTGAAgaggggaggggcttataaAGGTTAGGGGTAACCACCGGAGAAGAGGCGTGGCCTGAGATAGGAGAGGGAATCATGTGACTCATGAAAGTAATATCAAGTTAAAAGTTTGTACAGCAGTAAAAcgtcctccaaaataaaggggGAGCCAacactggacacacacacacacacacacacacacacacacacacacacacacacacactactgtaGATATCTTTACATAAAGctctgactgttttttttaaaataaaagcgtGGTGTACCTCCTCTGTAAACCAGCAGCACCACCTCCCCCTGCTTCACATGGTCCTGGAGGATCCTCTGCACCtgcaaatcacacacacacacacattaaactaGAGTCGTTGAGGAGGGACTAGTTTGCAGTAACACTGAGACTCCAGTGGTGTTAGAAACCAGCTGATGATGGTGTTATCTGTTGACTGATGGTGAACTCTGACCTGGGAGAAGGTGAGGGTCTGAACGTCCGCCCCGTTGATCTTAACGATGGCGTCCCCTGGCTGCAGGGTGGGGCAGCGCCGTCGGTCCCAGACCCTCCGGACCACGGCCAGCTGCCCGCTGTGGCCCCCCGCCGTCACGCTGAAGCCCAGGCCGCCTCCCTCACTCTGTCCCAGGGCCACTGGTACCAGCTCCCCTCCCTGGGTGGCCCCCGGCGTACAGAGGAAGAGCCCCAGCCCCGGGTGACCCCTGGAGCCCTGCGAGGGCGCCTGGTGGTTAGCCGGACAGCCGTTAAACCCACAGGGGGGCGTCTGGGAGGAGTTTAGGTGGGGGTCAGTGCTTTGGTTGAGGGTGGAGCTTTGTTGGGAGGCGTGGCTAATGTTGGGGGCGGCCTCAGGCTGAGAAAAGGGCAGCCTGGGCAGGACGTGGGAGGACGAGGAGGCGATGGTGGACAGGTCGCTCTCTGAGGACTTGGAGCTCCGCCGCAGGAGGACGgacgaggaggacgaggagaggGCAGGCAGAGTGCTGCTGctgtagccaatcagagacgACCTGCAATGTGTGGGAGGCGGAGCCAACAGGACACATTAGCAAAACCCAGAGACATTAACAAACCCAGAGATCAGAAACTAGAAGTTCTCAAGTCGTGGGTTAGGACCGACCTTCGAGTTCCCGCGCTGGACACGCCCCCGTCAGAGTCGCTGTGATTGGGCGGTGTCCTCTCTGGCAGAGGGGGTGGAGCCAATGGGGGATTGGGGGATGTTGGGGTGGGCTGGGTCATCACTCCATTTGTCAATGGCAGAGAAACCGAGGAGGGCGGGGCTTGAGTGGACCCTGGATTTCAGAATAAGAGTCTTCAATGATtcatcaaattattttctttctacAAATGAAATTATTTCCTGTAGAACTGGTTCTGACCTGTTGAGCTGCCGTTAGCATCCTGCGTGCGGCTGAAGGTCAGCTGGGTCTGCACACGCTCAGACCCGCTCGGCTCATTGCGAGGCTGCGGCTGTtggaaaggtcaaaggtcagatcCTATCAGCATAGACAAGCAGGAGTGACTTACGACACAACCAATGAGAAGGCTGATGTACAAACAGTGGgtggggccacaaacatgtgactgtatcagagctttgtgtgtgtgagtgaacaCAGTGTGTTGACATGTTCAGGTAAACCCAGTCGGCAGGTGTAACAATGAGCAGCAGCAGTGAGGGGGCGGGGTTACCGTGTCCAGGCTCTGCTTGGGGCAGCCGTCTGGGTTGTAGAGCATGGGGTACCCCCTCCGTAGGACCACATCAACACTCTGACCCATCGGCACCGCCTTCAGCAGGTCCACCACCTCCCTGTGGGACCGGCCAAGCACGCATGCCTCGTTGATGTACACCAGGATGTCCgctggaccaggaccaggaggaGGACCAGGACTAGTTAGTGTGTACTTTATGTCCACCATCAAGTTGCAACAGAATAAACAGTTTTTGTGACAATAACTGACACCTTCCTGCTCATTTTTATCACATTCCTgttacatttcaaagtaaaacgtGCAGAAAAGAACCCTCCAAACTAAACTCccttcattgtttttaatgcttttgtgtTTCACTGATCCTAACAGCACGTGACACAGATtaccacgtgtgtgtgtgtgtgtggattatCTGTAGATTGTGTAAAAACATCTACGTCTATAATCTCTACATTGACTCTCTGTATGAGCTAAACATGGTGATGTTCTATTGTTATATATCTACGTTATATACGCACACACAGGTatgtgcaggtgtgtgtgtgtgttacctgcgCTGAGGGCTGGGGGCCCCCCCGGGGTGACGCTGTACACCTGCAGGAACTCTTGTGGTCGACTTCCTCCTACAATGTTGAAGCCGAACCCTCGTGGTCCTTTGGACAGACGAGTGTGGATGGAGTAGCCAATCAGCTGAGCCGGCTGCTCCGTGAACTCTGGGACTGGGGGGAGGGTGTGGAGTCAGTTgagagaaacaggaagtgacagaGCAGAAGGAGGCGAGACTCACGCTCTGAAGGGGGCGGAGTCTCTTTGCTGTGAGTGCGAGGGTCGAACCAGCTGGTAGTCTTGGCAACATGactgagagagtgagagagacaccttcatcatcatcatcatcatccgcAGAGTGGAGCAATCAGGAGCATCACTCACTCTATGTAGTACGGCTCCCCCGCCTCACTGAAGGCCAGCTCCCAGTTGTCAGGGAGAGGAGCTCCTGCTCTGCTCCGAGCTCCTCTCCCTCCGTTCACagccccctccctccctgctgaCGACTCCCATGATTGGCTGAGGGGCAGGTTGGTGGGCGGAGCCGGAGCAGACCCTGAGGAGGAGGGTCAAATTATATCTCTGCTCAACTCCATACTTGGTTATCTGGTTATAAACCTGGTTATCTGGTTGGTTATGTACCTGGTTATCTGGTTCTATACCTGTTTATCCAGTTCTATACCTGGTTATCTTTACTTGCTCATCTGGTTCTGTACCTGGTTATCGAATTCTGTAACTGGTTATATGTACCTGGTTATCTGGTTCTATACCTGGTTATCTGTATCTGGTTCTGTACAGGGTTATCTGGTTATCTGTACCTAGTTATCTACTCATGTACCTGGTTATCTACTCATGTACCTGGTTATCCGTACCAGTACCTGTGTGTCCAGTGTCGTCCTCACTGCCGTCTCCTTCGTCCGTCGTCTTCTCCAGGTTACTCAGAGACTTGCTCCTGGTCCTGAACTTCCTCAGGAGGTTCCTGTGCTCCTGGAACGTGATTGGTGGACTCTCAGGGCCGATGTGGACGGGGCGGGGCGTCCCGTAGTAGTTTCCTGTGATTGGACATTAAGGAGATTTTCAGGTAAACATGTACTGTAAATAGGGCCCCGCCCACAAATCCtaagactaaaaaaataaaagctttttgtTTCAGGACGTTGATGGACTTTTAATGTGAAAGGTTCTTGTGTTCGAATAAACTcagctattttagtttttaatccACTCACAGATTTTAATACGCACTGCAAAggattacacacaaacacctgttaaacacacacacacacacacacagtgtgggTGCGTTGATTTTACTCACCTTTGAACTTTCCACTCTCCAGCAGAGCTCCTGATTCTTCCAGAGAGAAAAACTCTTCGATGGAAACAAAATTATAATcaacacctgagatctcaccaTCACGAGGCTGTCGCGTCGTacctgagacagacagacagacagacattgaACCGgtgtgtcatggtctgagttcacatcgtactgagattgtatatgagcatatatgcgtgaacggacacgtgctttatgtttattggattagggttagggttataatctcagcacGGAGGAAAACTTCGATTGGCTGTCTCTGTACATGTGACTTTTGCAAAaagtttcctcttcttcttcttctgtgttttgGTAGGCAAACAATGTGTCTTATGAACGCATGTCTTATGAAATAAGTTACAGTTATAacttataatataaatatatatatatactgtattataaaAAGTGTCTTATGAAGTTGCCCTCTGATTGGAGGGTCTGTCACTTGGTACTCGCGACAACTGCTGGTTTTTACAGGAGTtacaagtttaaaagttacagatCGCAATTGCCAAATGTGTTCTAAAAGTCACATGTTCAGACAAAGCCAAGAGAATGTCCAGgttcaatgacacacacacatactgatgttaatacacacacacaattatggGCCCATAGATTTCATCTGAAAGTTTAATACACACatggcaggtgtgtgtgtgtgtgtgtgtgtgtgtgtgtgtgtgtgtgtgtgtgtgtgtgtgtgtgtgtgtgtgtgtgtgtgtgtgtgtgtgtgtgtgtgtgtgtgtgtgtgtcttacagGGTACAGCTCGTAGGTAGAGGTTCTCTCTGATCAGCTGCTGTAACTGACTGTCCATGGATCCTGGAGTGAAACACTTAGAGAGATACAACCTGAGGTCCTTACAGAGAGAggaacctacacacacacacacacacacacacacacacacacacacacacacacacacacacaacactcaacacacaccacacaacacccaccccccacacacaccacacccaCAACCCAACCcacacaccccacacacacaacacactctTACTCTCCAGCAGCTGCTAACTGTCAGTGCACTCATAGGCAGGTGTGGTCTCACCTGGAGAAACAGTCTTGATCCTGATTGGATGAGGGCATGAATTGAGGACACCTCTGACGTCTCCGAGGGTCAAACCCAACACGGGGGTCCCCCCAATCTCCAGGATGATGTCACTGACTGTAGCCCCACCCCCAGGAGCAGCAGTGACGAATGGGAACTCCCCGTAGTCGGCTCCACCCCCGATGGCCACGCCCAGCTCACCTGAACCTGCCCCCCCCAACGGGACaaaactttcctgcacctgaagacagacagacaggtagagacagacagacaggtagATTAGAAACAGACAGGTAGAGACAGACAGgttagagacagacagacaggtagATTAGAAACAGACAGGTAGAGACAGACAGgttagagacagacagacagacagacaggtagagacagacaggttagagacagacagacagaccgaCAGGTAGAGACAGACAGgttagagacagacagacagacagacag
This portion of the Gouania willdenowi chromosome 7, fGouWil2.1, whole genome shotgun sequence genome encodes:
- the LOC114466587 gene encoding membrane-associated guanylate kinase, WW and PDZ domain-containing protein 3-like isoform X1, which codes for MSKNTVKKLHWRSKVQESFVPLGGAGSGELGVAIGGGADYGEFPFVTAAPGGGATVSDIILEIGGTPVLGLTLGDVRGVLNSCPHPIRIKTVSPGSSLCKDLRLYLSKCFTPGSMDSQLQQLIRENLYLRAVPCTTRQPRDGEISGVDYNFVSIEEFFSLEESGALLESGKFKGNYYGTPRPVHIGPESPPITFQEHRNLLRKFRTRSKSLSNLEKTTDEGDGSEDDTGHTGSAPAPPTNLPLSQSWESSAGREGAVNGGRGARSRAGAPLPDNWELAFSEAGEPYYIDHVAKTTSWFDPRTHSKETPPPSELPEFTEQPAQLIGYSIHTRLSKGPRGFGFNIVGGSRPQEFLQVYSVTPGGPPALSAADILVYINEACVLGRSHREVVDLLKAVPMGQSVDVVLRRGYPMLYNPDGCPKQSLDTPQPRNEPSGSERVQTQLTFSRTQDANGSSTGSTQAPPSSVSLPLTNGVMTQPTPTSPNPPLAPPPLPERTPPNHSDSDGGVSSAGTRRSSLIGYSSSTLPALSSSSSSVLLRRSSKSSESDLSTIASSSSHVLPRLPFSQPEAAPNISHASQQSSTLNQSTDPHLNSSQTPPCGFNGCPANHQAPSQGSRGHPGLGLFLCTPGATQGGELVPVALGQSEGGGLGFSVTAGGHSGQLAVVRRVWDRRRCPTLQPGDAIVKINGADVQTLTFSQVQRILQDHVKQGEVVLLVYRGGHASSPVVTPNLYKPLPSSHTDLPTPSVGGVPPLSQAGSQEGPAPPSGTPTGVPQPSNGPSSALIQSTSFLDSVPVTLTLEPRDLLGVEEGGAKDGGGGGARTVEVELRRRTGEGFGFVIASQEAGGASLMSHRFVTVRRGSPAARSGRVHPGDRLEAVEGRPVGELQHRDLAQIIRRAGNSLRISITPKQQSDGAELDMDVKLMKGIRGRSKDQSRFYSVDLDRGPTGFGFSLRGGSEYNMGLYVLGLMEGGPAQHSHKIQVSDQLVQINGDSTVGMTHSQAVDQIRRGGARIHLVLKKGNGYVPDYDPDEEGPSSSSSSSSLHTKRWDAAAVAAATVSVSQETREGEWRKRGGRKSEGERGGSGPPDLDLDRVEVEAQEEEWRKEEERKRKEEKEKRKRRKEEEERKRKVEEEEISKQRKEKEDEKRKWKEEEEEREEEEKKRRKNVEVRKRRKDEEKRKRSKEEEEERRKQREEKEEEKRKRKEEEEKRRRSNKKERESFSFLMPIGYDDGERLSDSESGAGFSEVSQSADSIDTAGWREELSSSWRQGSTAGHWLEPSAQQMKRLRIGRLGGRELRGGLSL
- the LOC114466587 gene encoding membrane-associated guanylate kinase, WW and PDZ domain-containing protein 3-like isoform X2 is translated as MSKNTVKKLHWRSKVQESFVPLGGAGSGELGVAIGGGADYGEFPFVTAAPGGGATVSDIILEIGGTPVLGLTLGDVRGVLNSCPHPIRIKTVSPGSSLCKDLRLYLSKCFTPGSMDSQLQQLIRENLYLRAVPCTTRQPRDGEISGVDYNFVSIEEFFSLEESGALLESGKFKGNYYGTPRPVHIGPESPPITFQEHRNLLRKFRTRSKSLSNLEKTTDEGDGSEDDTGHTGSAPAPPTNLPLSQSWESSAGREGAVNGGRGARSRAGAPLPDNWELAFSEAGEPYYIDHVAKTTSWFDPRTHSKETPPPSELPEFTEQPAQLIGYSIHTRLSKGPRGFGFNIVGGSRPQEFLQVYSVTPGGPPALSAADILVYINEACVLGRSHREVVDLLKAVPMGQSVDVVLRRGYPMLYNPDGCPKQSLDTPQPRNEPSGSERVQTQLTFSRTQDANGSSTGSTQAPPSSVSLPLTNGVMTQPTPTSPNPPLAPPPLPERTPPNHSDSDGGVSSAGTRRSSLIGYSSSTLPALSSSSSSVLLRRSSKSSESDLSTIASSSSHVLPRLPFSQPEAAPNISHASQQSSTLNQSTDPHLNSSQTPPCGFNGCPANHQAPSQGSRGHPGLGLFLCTPGATQGGELVPVALGQSEGGGLGFSVTAGGHSGQLAVVRRVWDRRRCPTLQPGDAIVKINGADVQTLTFSQVQRILQDHVKQGEVVLLVYRGGHASSPVVTPNLYKPLPSSHTDLPTPSVGGVPPLSQAGSQEGPAPPSGTPTGVPQPSNGPSSALIQSTSFLDSVPVTLTLEPRDLLGVEEGGAKDGGGGGARTVEVELRRRTGEGFGFVIASQEAGGASLMSHRFVTVRRGSPAARSGRVHPGDRLEAVEGRPVGELQHRDLAQIIRRAGNSLRISITPKQQSDGAELDMDVKLMKGIRGRSKDQSRFYSVDLDRGPTGFGFSLRGGSEYNMGLYVLGLMEGGPAQHSHKIQVSDQLVQINGDSTVGMTHSQAVDQIRRGGARIHLVLKKGNGYVPDYVELSSLSLCMTNSKQGEPCFYVIGRTENSRP